CACGCCGATCAGCGAGCAGGCACCACTGGGGCCGGTCCGGAGCCCGGTCGACACGCGACGCAGATGACGGATGTGAACCGCTCATCCGGTCGGGTGAGCTCTGGACGAACCGCCAATCGATCTTGAGGAGTGCCTGTGAGCCCACAGCTGCAGCGAGCCGGCCAGCCCGCCGCCGCGCCGCCGCCGGACGACAAGGATAAAAACCACATCTACGATGGTGTCACCGGGCCGATCTGGCAGTTGGCCGTCTACCAGCCGGTGCATTCCGGCTGGGAGTTCACCAACGTCGGTGGGGCCGCGTTGCTGGACCAACTCATCGCAATGCTTCGACTCGGTGCCCGCCATCGGGTCCTCGAATGCTGCTCCGGTACGGGCGCCGTCAGTCGCTACCTCAATCTGCGTAGCGGTTGCCCGGTCACCGGCGTGGAGATCAACGAGAATCAGGTCGATCACGCCCGTCGACTCGCGACCGGGAACCCGGACCTGCGGTACGTGCGGAGCGACATCGAACGGTGGCAGCTGGACGGTACCTACGATCTGGTGCTGGCGATCGACTCGCTGAGTCTGCTCGCCGATCCGCTGGCGGTGATGCGGACCGCCTACCAGGCGTCGTACCCGAACGGGGTGTTCGCGATCGCCGACACCGTCGCCGGCAGCAGCCTGTCCGAGGAAACCCGGCGACAGGCCTGGGACCTGGACGGCATCCGGCCGCTGCCGGGACCCACCGCCACGGTACGGATGCTGCGGTCCGCCGGGTTCGACGACGTCGAACTGACCGACCGCACGTCGATGGCGGTCGAGTGCTTCGACCGGATCGGCACTGCTCTGATGCGGCGTGAGGACGAGATCACCGCCCTCGTGTCAGCCGATGAGCTGCAGCACTGGCGGGACTCCACCGAGTTCTATCTGGCCGCGTACCGGAGCCGCCAGCTCACCTACTGGCGCGGTGTGGCCCGGCACGAAGACCACAGCGGCACCGTGTCGGCGCCGCGGCGCCGCGCCCGAACGACCTACGGAGGGAAGTAGTGATGATTTTCAAACGGGAGCCAGTGATCATTCAGGCCGGGTTGCTGGCCGTGTTCAACCTCCTCGGCGCGTTCGGCGTGGTGGGTTGGTCGTGCACGCAGATCACGGCGGTCAACGCGGCGATCGCAGCCGTACTCGGGGTGATCACCCGCCAGTTGGTGACCCCGCTGCACGACCCACGGGACGCCGCCGGCCGGCCGCTGCGCCGACGCCCGGTCGGCCCGGGCGACGGCGAACGGACCGTGGCATGAATTCACGCCGCCTGACAGCACCGGCGATCGCGGTCACCATGCTCGCCGTACTCGGCGGGCTGAGCGCCCGTCCGGTCGCCTCCGCCGCGGAACTCGCGGCGCTCGCCGCCCCCTTCGATTTCGTGGTGACCCCGCTGAACTCGGCACCCCCGGCGGCCCACGGTGGCCGGACGGTCGCCCCGGACCTGGCGCATCTGCGGTCCTGGATCTCCGCGGTCGGTGCCGCCGTGGGGCTCGCCGACGCCGACGGCAACGGCCGCGCCGACGACATCTGCCTGGTCGATCCACGCGACGACTCGGTACGGGTCGCCCCGGTGCGCGGCACCGGAGATCGCTTCGCCGCGGTGCGGCTGAATCCTCCCGGACGGCCCGACTCGGCGGTCGCGCCTATGGGCTGTGTCCCGACCGACCTCACCGGGGACGGGGTCACGGACTTCCTCGTCTACTACTGGGGACGTTCCCCGGTGCTGTTCGTCCGGCAAGGAGACGGCTATCGGGGCGGGGACCTCGTCGAGCCGGCCCAGCACTGGAACAGCACCGCGACCGTGATCGCCGACGTCGACGGCGACGGCCACCTGGACGTCCTGGTCGGCAACTACTTCCCGGACGGTGCGCGAATCCTCGACCCACGAGCCGACGACGATCAGCGGATCGAGATGCCGGCCGGGATGGCGCGGGCCGGCAACGCCGGAATCAACCGGCTGCTGCTGTCCCGCCCCGGGGGACCTGGTCGCCCACCGGTGTTCGTCGACGCCAGCACGGCGTTGCCGGCCCGGTCGGCGCGGTCCTGGACGCTCGCGTTCGGGCTGCAGGACCTCACCGGCGATCTGCTGCCCGAGATCTACGTGGCCAACGACTTCGGCCCCGACGACCTGCTGGTCAACCGGTCCGCGCCGGGGCGTCCGGCGTTCGAACGGGTCGAGGGCCGCAGGGATGCCATCACACCGAAGTCGAAGGTGCTCGGCCATGACTCGTTCAAAGGCATGGGCGTGGCGTTCACCTATCGCGACGGGCACCTGTTGCCGACTGTCCTGGTCAGCAACATCACCACCCCATGGGGCCTGCAGGAGAGCAACTTCGCGTTCGCGCCCCAGGGATCCGGGGACGAACTGCTGCAGGGGCGGGTGCCGTACCGCGATCGAAGCGAGCAGCTTGGCCTGTCCCGCAGTGGTTGGGCCTGGGACATCAAGGCTGTCGATTTCGATGGGGACGGTGCGGACGAGATCCTGCAGGCGACTGGCTATCTGCAGGGTGACCGGTGGCGCTGGCCCGAGTTGCAGGAGCTCGCGATGGCCAACGATCAGGTCCTCGCCCACCCCTGGGCGTGGCCCGACTTCCAGCCCGGCGACGACCTGTCCGGCCATCAGCACAACCCGCTGTGGACCTACGCCGCCGACTTCTCGCCTCCCCGCTACGTCGACATCGCGCCCCGGCTCGGGCTGGACGCGTCGTGGGTGAGCAGAGGCATCGCGATCGGCGACATCGATGGTGACGGCCGGCCGGACGCGGTGATCGCCAACCAGTGGCAGGACTCCGTCGTTCTGCTCAACCGGAGCCGTACGACGTGGCCGCACACCACGATTCGCCTGCTGCGGCCTGGCTCGTCCGCCGGGGCGACGCCGGCGATCGGAGCACAGGTGCGAGCCGTCACGCCCGATGGAGCGCAGTTGCGTGCCGAGTTGCAGCCGAGCAACGGGCATGCGGGATCGTCCGCGCCGGAACTGTTCTTCGGTACGGGTAGCGGAGCTGACACGAGCTTCGCCTTGAGGTGGCGTACCTCCGGCGGCGTGCCCCATTCAGCGGAGATCCGGTTGTCACCAGGCACCCACACCCTGCTCCTCGATGACGACGGCACGGTCCGGTCGATGGACGACGACGAGGGACGACGAGGATGGTCAAGATGACCGGGGCCACCACGACCACTGTCGAACCGGTCGCCGACGCTGTCGGCGCGGGCCTGGGATCGGCTGGCGGGAGCGCCGTCGGCGAGATCTTCGACGTCGCCGGATCGGACGTCGAGCCGGCGGCGGCCCGCCGTCGGATCGTCCGCACCGATCGAGCCCTCACCGACCCGAGGCTTGCGGCAGCCGTCCGTCGGTATGGCCGTACGGCGGTACGACGGGCGCTGCGCGACGCGCAACAGGAGGCGCGGCGGGGTGCGATTCCTCCGGAGGAGGTCGTCCGGCACACTGCCGATCTCGTCGAACTGCGCGGCGACGGCGTCCGTTCGGTGATCAATGCGACCGGGGTGCTCCTGCACACCAATCTCGGTCGCGCCGTGCTGTCGGCCCCGGCCCGCCGGGCATTGGAACGGGCCGCAGGCAGCATCGACATCGAGTACGACCTCGAGAGCGGCCGGCGGGACCGGCGCGGTCGGGCCGCGCTGGACGCGTTGGGGGCGGCGGTACCGGCCGCCGGTGCGGTACACGTGGTGAACAACAACGCCGCCGCGCTGATCCTGGCGTCGGCTGCCCTGGCCGCTGGCCGCGAGGTCGTCATCAGCCGCGGCGAGATGGTCGAGATCGGCGCGGGGTTCCGGTTGACCGATCTGGTCGCTGCCGCCGGTGCCCGGCTCGTCGAGGTCGGCACCACCAACCGCACCTCGTTGGCCGACTACGCGGCCGCCGTGTGGTCGGGGACCGGATTCATTCTCAAGGTGCACCCGTCCAACTACCGGATCGACGGCTTCACCTCACAGGTCGATGTGGGCGCGTTGGCCGGGCTCGGCGCACCGGTCGTGGTCGACATCGGCTCCGGGCTGTTGGGCCCGGAGCCCGTACTGCCGGACGAGCCTGATGCGGACACCGCGCTGCGCGCCGGCGCGGCTCTGGTGACGGCGAGCGGCGACAAGTTGCTCGGTGGCCCGCAGGCCGGCCTGCTGCTGGGCCACCGCGAAGTGATCACCGAGCTGCGGCGGCATCCGCTGGCCCGCGCGGTACGGGTCGACAAACTGACCCTCGCTGCCCTGGAGGCCACCGTCCGCTGTCCACCCACCCCGACCCAGCAGGGACTGCGCGCGACCGTCGCCGAGCTACGGGCCCGGGCCGAGATGATCGTCGGCCGACTCGCTGCGGCCGATGTATCTGCGGCCGTGGTGGACACCTCGGCCGCCATCGGTGGTGGCGGCGCGCCGGGGGTACGGCTGCCGAGCTGCGCGATCAGCGTGCCGCAGCACCTGTCCCGGCCGCTACGGCGACAGCCGATCGCGGTGGTCGGCCGGGTACGCGACGGCCGGCTGCTGCTCGACATGCGTTCTGTGCCGGCGGAGCTGGACGACGCCGTGACGGCGGCGGTACTGCGGGCAGCCACGTCACCTGCCGGCCAGCCACACGACGAACCAGGCCGGCCCGCAGCCACGGTGGTCGATCAGCGATGAGTCACGTCGTCGCCACCGCTGGTCACGTCGACCACGGCAAGTCCAGCCTGCTCCGGGCACTGACCGCGATGTCGACCGACCTCCGGCCGATCGAGCGCGACACGGGTCGGACCGTGGACCTGGGGCACGTTTGGACCCACCTCGACGATGGTCGGGAGGTCAGCTTCGTCGACGTGCCGGGACACCGGCGCTTCCTCGCGAACACCCTGGCCGGGGTGGGTACCAGTCCGGTCGTCATGTTCGTGGTCGCCGCCGACGAAGGCTGGCAGCCGCAGTCGTCCGAGCATCTGGCGGTGCTTGCCGCGCTGCGCGTACGACACGGAGTTCTGGTGACGACCAAGTGCGATCGAGCGACGCCACAGTGGGCGCAGGCCGACGCGGGTCGGCGGCTGGCTGCTGCGGGCCTGTCGGACTGGCCGGCGGTGGCGGTGAGCGCCCGCACCGGTCGTGGGCTGGCCGGCCTGCGGAAAGTGCTGACCGAGGTGCTTCGGCGGGTGCCGCAGCCGGACCAGGATGCCCCGGTCCGGCTGTGGCTGGATCGGACGTTCACCGTGGCGGGCGCCGGCACCGTGGTGACCGGAACCTTGCCGGCTGGCACGGTACGGGTCGGTGACCGGATGGAGTTGGGGCCTGATCGCCGACCGGTGGTGGTCCGGGAGATACAACGGTGCGGCAGGGCGGTGCCGGCGGCACAGGGTGTCAGCCGGGTCGGTCTGGCGCTGCGCGGGCTGCCGGCCGCCGTCGCAACCCGGGGCTGGGCGCTGATGAATCCGGGACACTGCTGGATGTCCACCTGCGTGGATGGCTGGCTCGACCGGCCCGCCGGAGTGGACCGCTCCGCCGCCGAGCAGATGGGTCGCTCGCTCGGTGGCCGGCCGCGCCGGCCGCGCCTGCCGGCGCGGCTGCGGCTGCACCTGGGTAGCGCTGTCACGAATGCCCGGGTCCGGGTGCTCGACGCTGACGACGGGTCGCTGGCCGTCCGACTCGACTTCGATCAGCGGATGCCACTGCTGGTCGGTGACCAGGCGGTCCTGGTCGATCCGGGGTCGGCTGGGGAACGGATCGTCGGACGACTGACCGTCGTCGACGTCGACCCGCCGCCGTTGGGTAGGCGGGGCGCCGCCGCCGCTCGTGCATCGGCGCTGCGGGACGTGGCGACGGATCCCCGGAACGCCTGGCCGTTGCGGCTGCGGAACCTGATGACCGTGGCACAGTCACAGGCGATGACCGGGGCAGCGCCGCCGACCGACGCTCTGAGTGTCGGTGGCTGGCTGCTCGACCCGGCTCACCGGGACCGCCTGCACGCCAGCCTGGTACAGCTGGTCGGCGATGCCGGCCGGCACGCGTTCGCCGGATCCACGGTCCCCGCCGGGCACCCGGCGCCGGTGCCCGGTGTGCCGGCCGGCCGGGCCAGATCGACGCTGGGGCTGCCGGATCCCCGGTTGCTCGGGCTGTTGCTGGCACCCGGGCTGGCCGTTGTCAACGATTTGGTCGTACCTGCCGGCCAGCAGCAGCGGATGCCCCCACGGGTGGCTACCGCGCTGGACCGGTTGCGTGCCGCGCTGCGCGCAGGATCTGGTTTCGACGCCCCGGACGCCGACGGGCTTCGGCGGCTCGGAATCGACCAGTCGGTGCTGGCGGCGGCCCGCCGCGCCGGTCAGGTGCTGGTACTGGGGCCCACCGTGGTGTTGCCGGTCGAAGCGGAACGGGCCGCAGTGGAGGTCCTTGCCCGGCTCACGCAGCCATTCACCGTCGCCCAGGCCCGCATTGCCCTGGGCACCACGCGTAGAGTGGCGGTTCCGCTACTTGAACATCTGGACCGTCGCGGTTGGACAGTCAAATGTGCCGACGGGGGCACCCGACGGCTGCGTGCGGCAGCGCAGACAGGAGCCGAATGATGTCCGAGCCCACCCCGCAAGCCGACCCGTCGAGCCGGCCGATCCGGCTCACCCAGTATTCACGCGGCGGCGGCTGCGCCTGCAAGATTCCGGCCGGCGAGCTGGAACGGCTGGTCACAGACCTCACCCCGACACCTGCCGGGCAGCTGCCCGTACCCGCTGCCCGGTTGCTCGTCGGCCTGGAAACCGGCGACGACGCCGCCGTGATCGAGGCACCCGGAGGCACCGCTTTGATCAGCACGGCGGACTTCTTCGGGCCCGTCGTCGACGACGCCTACGACTGGGGGCGGATCGCGGCGGCGAACGCGTTGTCCGACGTGTACGCGATGGGTGGACAGCCGATCCTGGCGATCAACCTGCTCGGCTGGCCCCGTGAGCGGCTGCCGATGGAGTTGGCCCGGGCGGTACTCCAGGGCGGTGCCGATGTCGCGGCCCAGGCCGGGTGTGCCGTGGCCGGCGGGCACAGCATCGATGACCCGGAGCCCCGCTATGGCATGGCGGTGACCGGACTGGCCGATCCCGGCCGACTGCTGCGCAACGATCAGGGCTCGGCCGGCCTGCCACTGTGCCTGACCAAACCGCTCGGCGTCGGTGTGCTGAACACCCGGCACAAGGCGACCGGTGAGTGTTTCCCACACGCGATCGCCGAGATGGTGCGGCTCAACCGCGACGCCGCCGAAGCGGCAGTCCGGGCGGGAGTGCGGTGCGCCACCGACGTCACCGGCTTCGGACTGCTCGGCCATCTGGTCAAACTGGCCCGGGCGAGCAAGGTGGGCGCTGTCATCGACACGTCGGCGGTGCCGTACCTGGCGGGTGCCCGCCAGGCGGTGCGGGACGGCTACGTGTCCGGTGGCACCCGCCGCAACCTGGAATGGGTCCGTCCGTGGGTCGACTTCGCCGGGGCGGACGAGGAGACCGCGCTGCTGCTGGCCGACGCGCAGACCTCCGGAGGCCTGCTTGTCGCCGGTGAGGTCCCCGGCGCACCGGTGATCGGCGAACTGGTGCCATCGGGAGGCCCGTTGGTACAGATCCGTTGACCCATACCGGCTCCACCGGCTGCGGGATTCGTTTCCCGGGGAGGTGTACGGGCGTCTGGTGACGCTCCACGGTCTTCAAAACCGATGTGACCGGGTACCCCGGTCAGGCGGGTTCGATTCCCGTCCACCTCCGCTGTCGTCGCAACCACAGAGAGGTCGCGCGCTTTCTCGTTGCATAGAAATGATCCCAGGTTCGCTGCCTGAGGAGGATATCAAATGCAACGAACTCCACTTACCGAGCGGGTTGAACGGCGGCCCTGGTCGCCGCCCGATCGACGTGGTCGGCCATGGACGTGACCAGCCTGGTCGCCTCGGCCGCGGCTGTCGTCACTGCGCTGATCAGCTATCTGGGCGGACGCCAGATGGCTCATCTGGCGCACCGCCGTGAGATCGCCCGGCTCGCCCGACTGGCCCGGCAGGACACCGCCGCCGCCGAGCAGGCCGCAGCCCAGGCCGACGAGCGGTCCCGTGGCGCGGTGCTGGCCGAGCGCAACGAACTGCTGGCCAGGTGGCGGGTGACGTTGGACGAGGCGCGAGAAGAACGCCGCCGGCTCATCGAGGAGCATCGGGCCGAGACCGCGCGACTACGGCAGGAACACCGCGACGAGCTGGCCGGGTACCGGAAAAGCGCGGAGGCGGTGATCGCGGATCTACGCGTCCAGAATCGTGCACTGCGTGATCAGCTCAACGCCGAATACGCGAGGCGCTACGGCCGAACCACACACGATTGACGCGGTCCGCGATCGCAAGAGCGGAGAAGAACAGCCCCGGCCCCGGTACTGAAGATAGAGGAAGCCGGGCGACGCGGATCCGGAACCAGACGATCCCGCGACCGGTGAAATCAGTTAACCGTGCCGGTGGAAAACCGTGCGCGACAGGAGAGGACAACCCACATGACAGAGATCCAGGATTTCGGACGGCAGCTCGGGGGATTCCTCGGGGGTGTGTTCGGTAACGCGGCCGGTGGCGCCGGCCCGGTCTTCCAGCCGGACCCGCAGGCCGAGATCGAGGTACGCAAGCTCCTCGCCGATCTGCAGCAGGCGTTCGCCGAGGGTGACATCGAGACGATCCTGGCCAGCCTCGCCGACGACTTCACCACCTACGAACTGGGCGCCACCGACGGTTCGCCGTTGGAGATCACCGACCCGGGCGTGATGCGTGAATACCTGACCACGCTCTTTCCCGGCGCGGACGAGACCCAGAACAAGTCGATCAGCGCTACCCGGGTGGTGGCCACCGCGAACATGGGTTTCACCCTGGAGGGTGGGGACGTCGTGATCGCCCGCGCCGACGGGACCTTCGAGCACCAGCCACTCAACGCGACCGCGGTGGCGGTGCGCACCGCCGACGGCTGGAAGTGGCTGCACTGGCACATGTCCGAGGCAGGGGCCCGGTTCCGGGTGAACGCCAACGGCGTCCGTGTCGACCTGGCCACCGGCGCCGCGCTGCCCGGACCGACTGACTGAGCCCAACCCTCGCCGGCAGTCGCCGGCCGGTCGTCCAGGAGGATTCACCATGGACCAGAACATCGTCGCCGGGCAGCAGGCTCCGACGGTCGAACACAGTAACAACGGTGAGGAGAACCTTCACCCGAACTATGTGGCGTGCTTCCACAAGGGCCTGCCGCACGACGACGACGGCGAGGTCGACCCGCACGCGTACCGCCAACTGCTGCGGGCGCTCGCGAGTCGGTCGCCGGAGAGCTTCGAGCGCGTCGCGATGGGCACCGTGGACGGCGCACGGCTGACGAACCCTCTCGCAGGGCTGGCCCGGCACGGCTCCGGCACGCCCAGCGATCGGTTCAGGCTTCGACCGGCACCCCGGCTGGACAGTGCCGAGCACTCCGCGGAAATGGTGGAACTGTACTGGATGGCGCTTTGTCGCGACGTGCCCTTCGTCGAGTTCGGCTCGGACCCGACGGTGGCTGCCGCCGTGTCCGAGCTCGGCGAGCTCAGCGACTACCGGGCGCCGCGGTCGGACGGCTCGGTCACCCCGGCCACCGTCTTCCGCGGGGACAACCCAGGCGACCTGGCCGGGCCGTACCTGTCCCAGTTTCTGCTGCGTGATCTGCAGTTCGGCACGTTTCGTACGCAGCAGCGCCAGGACACGGTACGTCCCGGCCAGGACTACATGACGACCTGGGACACCTGGTTGAAGATCCAGCGTGGATTCAGCCGGCAGCTCGGCCCGCAGGACCGGGACCGCAACCGTACGCGGTATCTCGCCACCCCTCGCGACCTTGCCCACTACGTGCACTTCGACGCCAGCCAGAGCCCGTTCCAGCCATATCTCCACGCGGCGCTGATCCTGCAGGACCTCAACATGCCGCTGGACACCAACCTGCCGTACCAGTGGTCGATCAACCAGAGCGGCTTCGGGACCTTCGGCTGGCCACATCTGTACGACCTGGTGACCGGATCGACCGCCCGCGCGTTGCGGACCGTGTGGTTCCAGAAATGGTGGGTCCACCGGCGGCTGCGTCCCGAGGTGTCCGCCGGGCTGGTGCACAAGCACCTCTCCGGGCGTCGCCGATACGACTTCCTCCACCCTGGGGTGCTCGAGTCGGAGGCGATCCGGCGCAGCTTCGCCCGGAACGGAAGCTACCTGCTACCACAGGCCTATCCGGAGGGCTCGCCCACACATCCGTCGTACGGTGCCGGACACGCGACGGTGGCCGGTGCCGGCGTGACGCTGCTGAAGGCATGGTTCGACGAGACCGCGGTGATTCCGGATCCGGTCGAGGCGAGCCCGGACGGCACCACCCTGATTCCCTACCTTGGCGCGGACGCCGGACGGATGACCGTCGGCGGTGAGCTCGACAAGCTCGCGGCGAACATCGCGATCGGTCGCAACATGGCCGGCGTGCACTACCGCAGCGACTACGCCGGTTCGATCGAACTCGGCGAGCAGGTCGCCATCGACATGCTGCGTAGTCAGCGGGGATGGTTCGAAGAGAACTACTCGCTGGCCCTGACTCGATTCAACGGGCAGTCCGTGACCATCTGACCGGACCGCCTCGGGTGTCCCGTCGGTGGCTGTCAGCAGCCGCCGGCGGGACACCCATGTCAACGAGACATCTGGACGACATCCGAGGAGAACGCCGTGCCGACCAACCCATCCGCCGGAGTCGACTCCGCCGCGACTCCGGCCGTGACATCGGCCGTAGCCGACCGACGTGCTCCGGCGCTGCGCCGATTCGCGGTCTCCATCACGGTCCTCACCGTGGCGGGGCACTGGTTCCTGGGCTTCGAACAGGCGCCGGTCGTTCCGCTTGTCGTGGTCGGCTACGCGTATCTGCTGGACCTCGCGCTCGAGTGGTCGACCTCGTGGGCGCGGCACCGGCGCCCGGGCTTCGTCGGAGGCTGGCGTCGTCTGGTCGACCATCTGCTGCCCACCCACATCAGTGCGCTCGCCTGCGCGATGTTGCTCTACGCGAACTCGTCGCCGTGGCCTTACCTGTTCGCGATCACGGCGGCCGTGTCCAGCCGCTATCTGATCCGGATCCGAATCCATGGAAGGCGACGGCACGTGCTGAATCCTTCGAACACCGGCATCACACTGACCCTGCTGTTGTACCCATGGGTGAGTATCGCGCCGCCGTACCAGTTCACCGCGGACATCGGCGGGGCGCTCGACTGGCTGGTGCCGGCTGCGGTGCTGATCGCCGGCACGATGATCAACGCGAAGTTGACTGGTCGGATGCCGCTGATCGCCGGCTGGCTCGTCGGGTTCGTCGGGCAGGCTGTGGTGCGGTGGGCCTTCGCGGATCATGCTTTGCCGGCGGCCTTGATGCCGATGATCGGCCTGGCGTTCATCCTGTTCACCAACTACATGATCACCGATCCGGGCACGACGCCGCTTCGCCCCACCGGCCAGATCCTGTTCGGGGTGACGACCGCGATGGTCTACGGCTTGCTGGTTGTATCGGACGTGTCGTACGGCTTGTTCCTCGCGCTGAGCATCGTGTGCCTGGTGAGGGGGTTGCTGCTGGCCGGTGTAGGCCTACGGGTACGGGGTCCGGTGGTCCCCGTCCCAGGCCGACCGACCGCCGTTCGGTAGCTCTGTTCGGCGTCACGGGGCAGGGACCGGCTCGGTGTGAGCCGGTCCCTGCCCCGTGACGCCGGCCGGTGCGTGGACGCCGGACCGGCGCCGTCGTCGCCCTACTCGGTCAGGCCGGGGTGCCGGTGCTCGCACAGCCGGTCAACCATTCGCCGGCTTTCATACCGCTCGGTGCCGGCCGGTCCAGAACGAGCCGGAGCAGCGCGGGGGTCAGCTCCACGGGTGGGTCGATCGGTCGCGGGCGCCGCAGAGCGATGTGGAAGGCCCGTAGCGAACCGCCGCCTCTGATCAAAATCGGACTGGCGGACACTCCGATGAAGTCTGCGGGTACCGCCGGCCGAGCCAGCACGTCGCTCAGCTGCGCGCCGGGGTGGAAGCCCAGCGCCACCGCCCGGTAGGTGCCGTCGGGCATCGGCGCGATCCGGGTGAGGCGGTTCGTCCGCAGCACGGTGTATCCGGCGGGTGCGTCAGCGTCGGAACGGAACATCGCCAAAACCGCGCAACCGCCCTCCGCCGGGCCGCCGGTCACCGTGCCGACCGGGCCAGGGGCGTCGAGTCCGTTGTCTAGGCTGGCGACGAGATCGATGAGCCGGACTCTGCCGAACGGGGCGAGGGCTACGCGGAAGCGCCGTGGTGACATGCCAGTGAATTTGCTGAATTGACCGATGAAGGTGCCAAGGCTAGAATATCCCACTTCGATGCAGATCTCAGTTACGCTCAAGTCTGTTGTCAACAGCAGCCGGCGGGCCTCGGCCATCCTGAGCGCGGCCAGAAAACGGGCAGGAGTAGTGGACGTCAGGTAACGGAAAACGCGGTGGAAATGAAATGGGCTCAGTAGCGCGGCTTGGGCGATGTCGGATAGGCGCTGCGGCTCAGAGAGGTTCTCGGTCATGTACGCGACGGCGCGTGCGACGGAATCGATCCGGGCGCTGTCGGTTGGGCTGCCGAGGCAAGCTGTCACGGCGGTGCATGCGGCGATCTGGGTGCAGCCCATGCAATTGGCTCCCTGTTTTACCGACGGTACCGTAGCGGTTGTCATGAATGTGCCTCCTCTTTTTCCGGGCAGGCGGCCTGGGCGATGGTGTGGTTGCTCGCTCATCGCCTGCTCTGCGTCCGGACCTGGCCACCGGTCGCCTCATGGTTGAGGTCGGGGCGTGGGTGTCGAGGCTTGCCTGGCCGAAGCAAGCCATACGAATCGGTCGACGCCTGACCGGGTGGGCTGAGTTGGATGTCAGTCAACACCGCGCCCTAGCCCTCGTTATAGATGGAATCTTGCTAATGGCTACTGCTGAGCGAGCGAATCAGAAGGTGTCGAGGGGATCGACTCCTGTGGTGGTCGGGAACTCGTGAGGTAGGGATGCCTGGCTGGGCCGGGGTACCGGCGTGCCGGTTTCACCGAAGTTCCGCCGGGAGTCGGTATTCGCAGGTCATGCCACTCATGTCGGTCGAAATTCGGGGCACTCCCGAGAGCCCTGGACTGCTTTCGATCAGTGGCAGTCCCTGTCAATACTGG
The sequence above is a segment of the Solwaraspora sp. WMMD406 genome. Coding sequences within it:
- a CDS encoding class I SAM-dependent methyltransferase, with the protein product MSPQLQRAGQPAAAPPPDDKDKNHIYDGVTGPIWQLAVYQPVHSGWEFTNVGGAALLDQLIAMLRLGARHRVLECCSGTGAVSRYLNLRSGCPVTGVEINENQVDHARRLATGNPDLRYVRSDIERWQLDGTYDLVLAIDSLSLLADPLAVMRTAYQASYPNGVFAIADTVAGSSLSEETRRQAWDLDGIRPLPGPTATVRMLRSAGFDDVELTDRTSMAVECFDRIGTALMRREDEITALVSADELQHWRDSTEFYLAAYRSRQLTYWRGVARHEDHSGTVSAPRRRARTTYGGK
- a CDS encoding VCBS repeat-containing protein, giving the protein MNSRRLTAPAIAVTMLAVLGGLSARPVASAAELAALAAPFDFVVTPLNSAPPAAHGGRTVAPDLAHLRSWISAVGAAVGLADADGNGRADDICLVDPRDDSVRVAPVRGTGDRFAAVRLNPPGRPDSAVAPMGCVPTDLTGDGVTDFLVYYWGRSPVLFVRQGDGYRGGDLVEPAQHWNSTATVIADVDGDGHLDVLVGNYFPDGARILDPRADDDQRIEMPAGMARAGNAGINRLLLSRPGGPGRPPVFVDASTALPARSARSWTLAFGLQDLTGDLLPEIYVANDFGPDDLLVNRSAPGRPAFERVEGRRDAITPKSKVLGHDSFKGMGVAFTYRDGHLLPTVLVSNITTPWGLQESNFAFAPQGSGDELLQGRVPYRDRSEQLGLSRSGWAWDIKAVDFDGDGADEILQATGYLQGDRWRWPELQELAMANDQVLAHPWAWPDFQPGDDLSGHQHNPLWTYAADFSPPRYVDIAPRLGLDASWVSRGIAIGDIDGDGRPDAVIANQWQDSVVLLNRSRTTWPHTTIRLLRPGSSAGATPAIGAQVRAVTPDGAQLRAELQPSNGHAGSSAPELFFGTGSGADTSFALRWRTSGGVPHSAEIRLSPGTHTLLLDDDGTVRSMDDDEGRRGWSR
- the selA gene encoding L-seryl-tRNA(Sec) selenium transferase translates to MTGATTTTVEPVADAVGAGLGSAGGSAVGEIFDVAGSDVEPAAARRRIVRTDRALTDPRLAAAVRRYGRTAVRRALRDAQQEARRGAIPPEEVVRHTADLVELRGDGVRSVINATGVLLHTNLGRAVLSAPARRALERAAGSIDIEYDLESGRRDRRGRAALDALGAAVPAAGAVHVVNNNAAALILASAALAAGREVVISRGEMVEIGAGFRLTDLVAAAGARLVEVGTTNRTSLADYAAAVWSGTGFILKVHPSNYRIDGFTSQVDVGALAGLGAPVVVDIGSGLLGPEPVLPDEPDADTALRAGAALVTASGDKLLGGPQAGLLLGHREVITELRRHPLARAVRVDKLTLAALEATVRCPPTPTQQGLRATVAELRARAEMIVGRLAAADVSAAVVDTSAAIGGGGAPGVRLPSCAISVPQHLSRPLRRQPIAVVGRVRDGRLLLDMRSVPAELDDAVTAAVLRAATSPAGQPHDEPGRPAATVVDQR
- a CDS encoding SelB C-terminal domain-containing protein — protein: MSHVVATAGHVDHGKSSLLRALTAMSTDLRPIERDTGRTVDLGHVWTHLDDGREVSFVDVPGHRRFLANTLAGVGTSPVVMFVVAADEGWQPQSSEHLAVLAALRVRHGVLVTTKCDRATPQWAQADAGRRLAAAGLSDWPAVAVSARTGRGLAGLRKVLTEVLRRVPQPDQDAPVRLWLDRTFTVAGAGTVVTGTLPAGTVRVGDRMELGPDRRPVVVREIQRCGRAVPAAQGVSRVGLALRGLPAAVATRGWALMNPGHCWMSTCVDGWLDRPAGVDRSAAEQMGRSLGGRPRRPRLPARLRLHLGSAVTNARVRVLDADDGSLAVRLDFDQRMPLLVGDQAVLVDPGSAGERIVGRLTVVDVDPPPLGRRGAAAARASALRDVATDPRNAWPLRLRNLMTVAQSQAMTGAAPPTDALSVGGWLLDPAHRDRLHASLVQLVGDAGRHAFAGSTVPAGHPAPVPGVPAGRARSTLGLPDPRLLGLLLAPGLAVVNDLVVPAGQQQRMPPRVATALDRLRAALRAGSGFDAPDADGLRRLGIDQSVLAAARRAGQVLVLGPTVVLPVEAERAAVEVLARLTQPFTVAQARIALGTTRRVAVPLLEHLDRRGWTVKCADGGTRRLRAAAQTGAE
- the selD gene encoding selenide, water dikinase SelD; protein product: MSEPTPQADPSSRPIRLTQYSRGGGCACKIPAGELERLVTDLTPTPAGQLPVPAARLLVGLETGDDAAVIEAPGGTALISTADFFGPVVDDAYDWGRIAAANALSDVYAMGGQPILAINLLGWPRERLPMELARAVLQGGADVAAQAGCAVAGGHSIDDPEPRYGMAVTGLADPGRLLRNDQGSAGLPLCLTKPLGVGVLNTRHKATGECFPHAIAEMVRLNRDAAEAAVRAGVRCATDVTGFGLLGHLVKLARASKVGAVIDTSAVPYLAGARQAVRDGYVSGGTRRNLEWVRPWVDFAGADEETALLLADAQTSGGLLVAGEVPGAPVIGELVPSGGPLVQIR